AACAAGGCCATTCTGGCCGGGATCAGCAGTGGTCGGGCAAAGACTGCCCGTTCGATCCTGAAGCTCTACGCCCGCCGGTATCTGGGTGCGGAAGCGGATGCCTGGGCCGACTGGCTCATGCTCTGGGGAGATCGGCGCAACGTGGACCTCAAGAAGGCCAGCAGCATTTTCGAGACCCTCCGATCCACGGCCAGGCCCGGTTGGCGGCTCGAGCAACTTCGCAGCAAACTCGCCCTGGAAACAATCGACCGGAAAATCGGAAATCCCGACCCGGGCAAATGGACGAGATCCAAGCGTCGACTCGCCGACCGGTTCTGGGCCGAACAGGAACACCTGTCGCGCGATGTCTACCGCCTGGGCCCGGTCCGCCACGTCTTTGCCCGGAAGTTCCACCCGCCCGTCTGGTACGACTCGTGGATGAAGACGACTTCGACCCGAAGCGACCGGACAGCTCTTCCAACCGAAGCCTGAAGGCGCCGCATAGGTGATCGCTCCGAGCGGTCTGAAACGCATCCGATGCCCGGAGGGAATCGGGTAGCCCCCAATCCCGTCTTGTCCGGAGGGGTCACCCTTCCCCACCAAATGTGTCCCGAATTCGGGACGCGGTGTGTTCCAAATCCCGAACAACCACGGCATCATTCAATCTGCATTATGGGGTCAAAAGATTTTTTGTGTTTTTAAAACCCTGAATAACAGTTCTTTGCGAAATTCGAAAAGCACCTGGCACGGAAATGGCATTAGGAAAGGCAGAACAAGAGAGAGAAATCTCAGAAACCAAACCAAACAAAATACAAATCACGACCATGACCATCATCGCCACCACCCTCATCCTCGCCGCCCTCATCAACAGTGCGATCAGCGACCTCCGCCACGAAGACATCAGCCAGGGACTCACCTCACAGAGCTGAAGACCATCACAAGGACTCACCAGACCAGACACCAACGATCCACCCACCACAATGATCACCGCATTCTTTCTCGTCATCCTGGCCGGACTTTCCGCCAGTGCCGTTCAGGACTTCAACCAATCACGCGCCTCGCGCCGCAACCGTGGGTCCGGTCTCTGAACCGGACTTCACGTTCCTTCAGACCCAAACCATCAACCCCTGACCATAAAACCATGATCCATCGCAGCAAAGCCATCGCGCTCAGTCTCACCCTCGTCGGCCTCATCGCCGCGCCCGTTCAAGCCTATCAGAATCCCTCCGCGGATTCTTCCGACGCCGTCAATGTGACCAAACCGGTCCCGACCAGAGTTGTCCAGCCGGGGGTCGCCCCCGAACAGGTCGGCCAGGCAGTCACCCTACGCTTCACGGTCGACGAAAACGGAAAGCCCCACAACATCCAGGCCGCCCAACCCCGAACCAACGATCCCGTTCTTGTGGCCCGGATGATCCGCGCCGTTCGATCCTGGGAGTTTGAACCCGCCCGAGGGGCAGATGGTCAACCCATCGAGATGACCGTCGAAATGCCGATCGTCGTCAACAAATTGTCCCATAGCTGAATAAGTATCAGAGTCGCAGCAGAGCCGGCCGGGTTCCCCGGTCGGCTCTGTCTCTTTCGCACCCCCGATCGAGCGAAAGCAGCAATCGGCGTCGGACTCAGGGCGTTTCCAGCAAGTCTCCAAAGAAGACGCTGTTGACCAACAATCGCTGGGTTCCCCACCAGAAACCGCGGAAAGCCGGGGCATCAAGCGAGAGCACGATTCTTCCTGCCTTCCGTTCCTCAACCATGATGACCGCCGAGCCGGCAAGCAGCCTGAGGTTGGCCTCCGAAATGTAGCCTGCCAACAATGGCTCGTCCGAATACTGCAGCGGTGTGGCATAGGGGTTGGCCGATGGTTCGAGGAAACGGGTTCCGATGCGAAAGATCGGGATGACATCGTCCGTAAACCCGTATCCAATTGGATGAGACGGATCGAGGGAGGCTGAGAATATGGCCCCACTGACCGCTTCCAGCGCGCGATCATCGCGGGCGGACGCAAAGGGTCGGCGCTGCGCACCATCGGAATTCCCGGCTCCGCCTTCACCCTGTTTCCGCCAGGTGCCTTCGGCGATTTCCGAGGTGATCGCCCACTCCACCGCCCGGCCCTGGGCCCAGAGAACGCCTCCGTTCTCGACAAACGACCGAACCCGGTCGGCCACTCCGGAGTCCAGAAACCGGAGCTGGTCGGCGCCCCCGACCAGGATGAGATGCGTGAAGCCGTCGAGATCCACCTTCGGCAATCGGGTCCACTCCACCATGGTTAGGGTCATGCCGATCCGCTGGTCAAAGAGGTGCCAGACTTCGCCGGCCTCATATTGACTGATTCCGGGACCGGTCAGCAGCAGAACCTTGGGCGGGCGCAGCACCTTGAATTCCCGGCTTCCAAGGTCGATCCCTTCCGAAGTGCCACTGCCCGTCACGCCGTATACCGGCAATCCACGAGCGGCCGCATGCGTCAGGATATCGCGGGCCTCGGCCGGGATGCCTTCTGCAAGCGCTCCGGATACAAAGAGCGTTCCGTATCCAAAGTCCTGACGATCGCCGCCTGCGACCGATGTGGAAAAGGGCCGGGTCGCCACTCTGACCACCGCTCCGGTTCCGAGAATCTCCGCAAGAAGGGCGGGCGAGCAACTGTCCCTCCAATCAATCAGATAGCCGGCGAGGCCGGCATCGGGAAGAGCGCGGGTCCCGGTGAAACCGGCGTCCGTCTCCAGCTCGGCCGTCCGGACCTTCGCCACCGGCTCGACCGTATGGCGCAGATTGAAGGCCAGGGGAAGCGTCCAGGCGGAGATGTCATAAAAGATCGCCTCCCCAAAGTTGGTCCGACGCTCCCAAAGACTCTCCAGGAAAGGGTATCTCTCCTGGCCCAGCGGCACCGCGATGCTCCGCCCGGCCGGGAAAAGCTGCCCGTCCACTTCCACGGATTCAGCCAGGCCATCCACCCGGATGCCATGTCCCCGCAGTATGCGCACAAACTCGGCCAGACGCGAAGGATCGCCGTCCGCCGTCGCCAGGTACCAGCCACCACGTTCCCTTCCCGCCTTGAGCCCGTTGGCAAATGACTGTCGCTGGTAGCTAAGCAACTCGGACCGCAATCCCACCGCCGCCCGAACCACGGCCAGGGACATCCGGAACTGATTCGAAATGGTCAGCGGGAACGTCAGCCGGCCATTGACGGAGTCCTGAACCGCGCCACGGGAACTGGCCTGCTCGCAGAGAAGCCCGACACAACCGAAGAGATCGGCGTAGGTCGAAGCCTTCCCCATATAGAAGTCGTCGAATCGCTCTTCGGAAAAATAGAGGGTTCCGTCCCGGTCAAACTCCCCTTGGAAGAAGCCGGCGATCTTTCGCGTGAGTTCCTGATTGAGATCCGGGACCAGGGGGTGGGTCCGAGAGGGCACACCCGGCTGGAAAAAGTAGGTCGTGTCGGTTCCCATTTCATGCAGATCGAGCTGGATGTTCGGCAGCCATCTCTGGAAGAGAGCGACCACCGCCTGGCTTTCCGGATGCTGGTGGGCCAGCCAATCCCGATTCAAATCAAACCAGTAGTAATTGGTCCGGCCGGTCACGAAGGCCTGCTGGTGCTCATCATCATTCGGGTCCGGGCTCGGAACCCTCCCGCTCAGACTGTTCGTTTGCATGGCGAACCGATCCAGCCCGTCCGGATTGAAGACGGGATTGAGCAGGACGACAACCGAGTCCAGACCGGAGACCACGGCGGGATCCTGCGCCCCCGCCAGGTACCAGGCAATGAGGGGCATGGCATTGGCACCGCTCGGCTCGTCACCGTGGACGCTCGCCCCGAGGTGCACCACCGCGGGAACTTCATTCAAGCTCATTCGACTGCCGGGATCGGCCAGTCCGGAACGTTCCGCAAGGATTTCATCCAATCGGGCGATGTTCCTTGCCGAAGAAACGGCATAGACCGTCAGCGGCCGCCCCCCATGGGTGCGGCCCTGTGCGCCGAGGGCCCGCACTCTCGGCGACACCTCCGCCAGCGCATCAAGATAGGCGCGGATCTCGTGGTGATACCAGTGCCGCTCGCCCACCCCGACCCCAACCACCTCGACGGGTGTCGGTAGGTCCTGCGAAAGCGGCGTCTCCGCTCCCAGAATATCCGACACCGTCAACCCCGTCGGAGTCATCAAATCCGAAGAGGCACCCGTTGCCCCAGCCAGAAACAAAACCGAGATGACCAGAAATAACTTCAATCCAAACCTGCGAAACATGACCGTGGATTCTTGCCGGGCCTTGGGCGCAAGGGAATCCAAATCCATCCCGGACGAGGCGACGGGCCACCCGCCCATGATCGGCCGCAGGTGCATCCGTCCGTCATTCGGGAGCGAATCACCAGCATGCGCCCGATTTTCGGACTCCTCCTGGCCACCTCAATCGTGGTATCTTCAACCATGGCTTATGAATCCGCCTTCCCGGCCACCGAGGCCGGCACTTCCGAAATCAAGACACTGCCCGCCGGCACCCTTCTGAAGAGCGCCTCCGGCGGTGACTACTTCGAGAACGGCAACTCGCTTTTCCGCCCTCTCTTCCGCTACATTTCCACTCACGGCATAGCGATGACCGTTCCCGTCGAGGCCACCGTGGACGATGCGGCCATGTATTTCTGGGTCGCCCAGGGTGAGATCAGCAAGGTGACCGGAGATGAAAACGGAGTCGAAGTGATCGACATCCCGGAACGACTGGTGGCGTCCCGAGGGGCCAGGGGAGGTTACTCGCGTGACAATTTCGAGCGGATCCGCGAAGAGCTTACCGCCTGGGTCGCGGCCAGAGAGGACGTCCGCATCACTGGAGACGCCTACGTTGTCTACTGGAACGGTCCCTTCACCCCCTGGTTCGTCAAACGCTTCGAGGTCCACCTGCCCATCGAACGCGTGGCGGCATCGAACGACGGACCGCACCGATGAATGCGCACCTCCCGCCTGTCACCCCGCGCCGCATCACCAGTGTCCGCCTTGTCAGTGTCCTCTTTCTCATCATGGCCTCCATGACCACAGACTCGTCCGCCCGGACCGACACCCGCTCCCACCTCTGGAAGAACCGGCTGCTCCTGATCGAGGCACCGTCGGTCACCGATCCGGAATTCCAACGGCAGTCCGCCTTTCTCATGACCGAATTCGCGGGATTGCTGGAACGGGACCTCATCGTGCAAACATCATTCAACGTCGACACGTTTTCCCTCAAGCTGATCGGTAAGGACGGCACGGAGAAGCTCGCAAGCCACACCCCGGTCGAAGTCGGCCGGATCTTTTCACTGATCGACTCCATGCCCATGCGGCAGGCGGAAATACGCCGGAGCGCAGTCCCGGAGTAACTGATCAGTTACTTATTCGTCTTCCGGGTCACCCCAGATTTCCTCAATGAGCTCGTCCATCATTTCGAATGCCCGGGCGGAACTGACCGGGTTGTATTCCGCCTGACCGGTCGCTGTCGCCAGGGGATCGGTGAAGCTGTGGACGGTGCCCGAGAATTGAACCAACTGCCAGTCCACCTGGGTCGCCCGCATGGCGGCCACCCAGCTCTGGACATCGGACTGGGGCACATAAGGGTCATCCGCACCGTGCAGCACCATCACTTTGGCCCGGGTCGCCCCGGCATCGGCTTCCAGGGTCGGTGAAGCCAGATCCGCATGAAATGTGACGATCGCGTCGAGCTCTGCTCCGCTGCGACCCAGTTCAAGTACGGTCCCGCCTCCGAAACAGAAGCCGATGGCCGCGATCCTCTCCGGATCGAGTCCGATCGAGCCTGCTTCGGACCGGAAAACCTCAAGCGCCTTGGCCGCCCTTGCCCGCATCAACCCGCGATCCGCGCGGACCATCCCGGCCGCCTTGCCGGCTTCCTCTCCGTTGGCCGGACGAACCCCCACGCCATACATGTCCACCATCATCACGACAAAATCGTCACCCGCGACCGACCGGG
This sequence is a window from Opitutaceae bacterium. Protein-coding genes within it:
- a CDS encoding TonB family protein, whose amino-acid sequence is MIHRSKAIALSLTLVGLIAAPVQAYQNPSADSSDAVNVTKPVPTRVVQPGVAPEQVGQAVTLRFTVDENGKPHNIQAAQPRTNDPVLVARMIRAVRSWEFEPARGADGQPIEMTVEMPIVVNKLSHS
- a CDS encoding DUF4174 domain-containing protein, which encodes MNAHLPPVTPRRITSVRLVSVLFLIMASMTTDSSARTDTRSHLWKNRLLLIEAPSVTDPEFQRQSAFLMTEFAGLLERDLIVQTSFNVDTFSLKLIGKDGTEKLASHTPVEVGRIFSLIDSMPMRQAEIRRSAVPE
- a CDS encoding dienelactone hydrolase family protein; the protein is MNLKSLFLAASSLVIVFPVSAGEWMKKVMRYDLDGTTFESTVVYRAGGDDLRPGVLMVPNWMGPTEESLKKARSVAGDDFVVMMVDMYGVGVRPANGEEAGKAAGMVRADRGLMRARAAKALEVFRSEAGSIGLDPERIAAIGFCFGGGTVLELGRSGAELDAIVTFHADLASPTLEADAGATRAKVMVLHGADDPYVPQSDVQSWVAAMRATQVDWQLVQFSGTVHSFTDPLATATGQAEYNPVSSARAFEMMDELIEEIWGDPEDE
- a CDS encoding M14 family zinc carboxypeptidase, with amino-acid sequence MTPTGLTVSDILGAETPLSQDLPTPVEVVGVGVGERHWYHHEIRAYLDALAEVSPRVRALGAQGRTHGGRPLTVYAVSSARNIARLDEILAERSGLADPGSRMSLNEVPAVVHLGASVHGDEPSGANAMPLIAWYLAGAQDPAVVSGLDSVVVLLNPVFNPDGLDRFAMQTNSLSGRVPSPDPNDDEHQQAFVTGRTNYYWFDLNRDWLAHQHPESQAVVALFQRWLPNIQLDLHEMGTDTTYFFQPGVPSRTHPLVPDLNQELTRKIAGFFQGEFDRDGTLYFSEERFDDFYMGKASTYADLFGCVGLLCEQASSRGAVQDSVNGRLTFPLTISNQFRMSLAVVRAAVGLRSELLSYQRQSFANGLKAGRERGGWYLATADGDPSRLAEFVRILRGHGIRVDGLAESVEVDGQLFPAGRSIAVPLGQERYPFLESLWERRTNFGEAIFYDISAWTLPLAFNLRHTVEPVAKVRTAELETDAGFTGTRALPDAGLAGYLIDWRDSCSPALLAEILGTGAVVRVATRPFSTSVAGGDRQDFGYGTLFVSGALAEGIPAEARDILTHAAARGLPVYGVTGSGTSEGIDLGSREFKVLRPPKVLLLTGPGISQYEAGEVWHLFDQRIGMTLTMVEWTRLPKVDLDGFTHLILVGGADQLRFLDSGVADRVRSFVENGGVLWAQGRAVEWAITSEIAEGTWRKQGEGGAGNSDGAQRRPFASARDDRALEAVSGAIFSASLDPSHPIGYGFTDDVIPIFRIGTRFLEPSANPYATPLQYSDEPLLAGYISEANLRLLAGSAVIMVEERKAGRIVLSLDAPAFRGFWWGTQRLLVNSVFFGDLLETP
- a CDS encoding heme-binding protein, encoding MRPIFGLLLATSIVVSSTMAYESAFPATEAGTSEIKTLPAGTLLKSASGGDYFENGNSLFRPLFRYISTHGIAMTVPVEATVDDAAMYFWVAQGEISKVTGDENGVEVIDIPERLVASRGARGGYSRDNFERIREELTAWVAAREDVRITGDAYVVYWNGPFTPWFVKRFEVHLPIERVAASNDGPHR